From the Armatimonadota bacterium genome, the window GCTGTGGCCACACCGTGCTGGCCGGCGCCGGTCTCGGCGATGATCCGGTTCTTGCCCATGGCCTGTGCCAGCAGGGCCTGTCCTAAGGCATTGGTGATCTTGTGCGCGCCGGTGTGCAGGAGGTCCTCGCGCTTCAGGTAGATGCGGAGGGCACCCAGCGCCCGGGAGAGGCGGGCGGCGAAGAACAGGGGGGTGGGCCGCCCGGCGTAGGTCCGCAGGTACTGGCGGTACCGCTCCCCGAAGGTGCCGTCCCGGCGCAGGCGAGCGTAGGCCCCCTCCAGCTCCTCCAGGGCCGGGATCACCGTCTCCGGAACGAACCGCCCGCCGAACGCGCCGAAGTAGCCGCGCCGCCCGGCAGCCGCTCCCCTCACCGCAACGCCATCCGGCATTCCCACCGCCGCACCGCCTCGATGAAAGCCCGGATTTTCTCCGGGTCCTTGCGCCCGTCCGTCTCCACGCCGCTGCTGACATCCACCGCGTAGGGGCGGACAACTTCCAGCGCCTCGGCCACATTCTCCGGGGTGAGCCCGCCGGAGAGGACCACAGGCACGCGCTCGCTCAACCCGCGCGCCAGGGACCAGTCGAACGGCCTCCCCGTGCCCCCGGCTGCGCCCGTCACGCACGTGTCCAGCAGCACGGCCGAAGCCCCCCGGTAGCGCTCCAGCGCCTCCGTATCCAGCCGGTGGCCCACCCGCACCGCCTTCACCACCCGCAGGCCCTGGGCGCGCAGCGCCGCCACCTCTTGCGGTGTCTCCTCCCCATGAAGTTGCACCGCGTCCAGGGGGATGCCGTGGGCCACGGTCAGTACCTCCTCCACCGGCGCGTCCACGAAGACCCCCACCGCGGCCACGAAAGGCGGCAGAACGGCGGCGATCTGCTCCGCCTGCGCTACCGTCACCCTGCGCCGGCTCTCCGCGAACACCAGTCCCACCGCATCTGCGCCCGCCGCGGCCGCTGCCCGCGCCACCTCGGGACTGGTCACCCCGCAGATCTTGACCCTGACGCGCGGCCTCACCTGCGGATGCCCGCCCCCACCGCCTTGGCGAAGTAGTCCATGTGCATGTGCGCCTTCATCAGCTCCAGGGTGCGGGCCGCCTCCTCCCGCGCGCGGCGGCACCCTTCCGCCAGGATATCGTCCACGATCTGCGGGCGGGTGCTGTACTGCCGCCGCCGCTCCCGGATGGGCTCGAGGAAGGCGTTGAGGGCGCGGGCCAGGCGCTGCTTCACCTCCACGTCCCCCACCGCGCCCCTGCGGTAGCGCTCCTTCAGCTCGGCCACCTCCTCTTTGTCCGCGTTAAAGGCGTCGTGGTAGACGAAGACCGGATTCCCCTCCACATGTCCGGGGTCGGTGGGGTGAATGCGCCTGGGGTCGGTGTACATGCGCATCACCTTCTGTGTTACCTCCCGCTCGTCGTCGGAGAGGAAGATGGCGTTGCCCAGCGACTTGCTCATCTTCGCCTTCCCGTCGATCCCTGGGAGGGTGGGGACGTCTCCGATGAGCGTCTGGGGCTCAGGGAAGAGCGGACCGAACAGCTCGTTGAAGCGCCGCGCGATCTCCCGGGTCAGCTCCAGGTGCGATGCCTGGTCTTTGCCCACAGGGACGATCTCCGCCCGCACGCTGAGGATGTCCGCCGCCTGGAGGATGGGGTAGGCCAGCAACCCCACCGACGGCTGGGCGATGTGCAGGTCGCGCATGACCTCCTTCAGCGTGGGCACCCGCTGTGCCCGCGGAACCGTCACCAGCATGGAGAAGATCAGGGCGATCTCCGGGATCTGTGGCACCCGCGACTGGAGGAAGATCGTGGCCTTCTGCGGGTCTATACCCACGCTGAGATAGTCCAGGACGATGTCGCGGATGTTCTGTTCCACCTCTTCCAGGCCCTCCAGGCGCGTGGTCAGCAAGTGGTAGTCCGCCAGGAAGAAGTAGCACTCGTACTGGTCCTGCAGGCGCACCCGGTTGGCCAGGGTGCCCACGTAGTGACCCAGGTGCAGCCTGCCGGTGGGACGGTCACCGGTGAGGAGTCGACTGTGCTTCACGCTCGTTCCCTCCATTCAGCAGGGCCCGCACCGCGGCGGCGGGCCGCTCGCTCCGCATCAACGCTGTCCCCACCAGCACCCCGTCAGCGTAGGGACGCAGACGAGCCACATCCGCCGCGGTGTGGATGCCGCTCTCGCTGACCACCAGCACGTCCCGCGGGAGGCGAGCCCGCACGCGGGCGGTGGTCTCCAGGTCGACGGCAAAGGTCCGCAGGTCCCGGTTGTTTATGCCGATCAGGCCTGCCCCCGCCCGCAGCGCCGCCTCAGCCTCCTCCTCGCTGTGCACCTCCACCAGCGCCGCCATCCCCAGGTCGGTGCACAGCTCCACCAGCCCCGCCAGTGAGGGGGCCTCCAGCAGAGCCGCGATCAACAGCAGGGCGTCGGCACCCAGGGCCCGAGACTCGTAGACCTGGTAGGGCTCCAGCACGAAGTCCTTGCGCAGCACGGGGACCGGCACCGCGGCCCGCACCGCAACCAGATCCTCCACGCGTCCACCGAAGAAGCGCCCGTCCGTGAGCACGGAGATGGCCCGTGCCCCGCCAGCCACGTACTCCCGGGCCAGGGCGGCCACATCCACCTGGGAGCGCAGGACGCCGGATGCCGGTGAGCGGCGTTTGATCTCGGCGATCAGCGCCAGGTCGCCAACGCGCAGCACGCCGGCGAAGTCCCGCGGCGGAGGCGCCCGGCGGGCCTGTTCTCGCACCGTGGCCGGGGAGACCATGGCTGCAGCCACGGCCACCTCCAGGCGCTTGTGCGCCGCGATCTGCTCCAGCAGCGACACCGTCCTCATCCCTCCGCCAGGCGGGTGCGCAGGCGCAACCCTTCCAGACGCTC encodes:
- a CDS encoding phosphoribosylanthranilate isomerase, with protein sequence MRPRVRVKICGVTSPEVARAAAAAGADAVGLVFAESRRRVTVAQAEQIAAVLPPFVAAVGVFVDAPVEEVLTVAHGIPLDAVQLHGEETPQEVAALRAQGLRVVKAVRVGHRLDTEALERYRGASAVLLDTCVTGAAGGTGRPFDWSLARGLSERVPVVLSGGLTPENVAEALEVVRPYAVDVSSGVETDGRKDPEKIRAFIEAVRRWECRMALR
- the trpS gene encoding tryptophan--tRNA ligase gives rise to the protein MKHSRLLTGDRPTGRLHLGHYVGTLANRVRLQDQYECYFFLADYHLLTTRLEGLEEVEQNIRDIVLDYLSVGIDPQKATIFLQSRVPQIPEIALIFSMLVTVPRAQRVPTLKEVMRDLHIAQPSVGLLAYPILQAADILSVRAEIVPVGKDQASHLELTREIARRFNELFGPLFPEPQTLIGDVPTLPGIDGKAKMSKSLGNAIFLSDDEREVTQKVMRMYTDPRRIHPTDPGHVEGNPVFVYHDAFNADKEEVAELKERYRRGAVGDVEVKQRLARALNAFLEPIRERRRQYSTRPQIVDDILAEGCRRAREEAARTLELMKAHMHMDYFAKAVGAGIRR
- the trpC gene encoding indole-3-glycerol phosphate synthase TrpC is translated as MRTVSLLEQIAAHKRLEVAVAAAMVSPATVREQARRAPPPRDFAGVLRVGDLALIAEIKRRSPASGVLRSQVDVAALAREYVAGGARAISVLTDGRFFGGRVEDLVAVRAAVPVPVLRKDFVLEPYQVYESRALGADALLLIAALLEAPSLAGLVELCTDLGMAALVEVHSEEEAEAALRAGAGLIGINNRDLRTFAVDLETTARVRARLPRDVLVVSESGIHTAADVARLRPYADGVLVGTALMRSERPAAAVRALLNGGNEREAQSTPHR